Part of the Sorghum bicolor cultivar BTx623 chromosome 1, Sorghum_bicolor_NCBIv3, whole genome shotgun sequence genome, aatataccacaaatacccaACATTTGAATCATTTCTTCAGTTAAAACCCTGGTGAATTTCTTATTGCATCTACAGGCCAACATGCACCAGACCATGACAACTCTGTACACGACTGGTAACTTGATGATGAACATCCCAAAAGGAGGCACACACTGTCCCCCACCTCTACCATGGCTGGTGCATTCTTCTTCCCCACACAGGGGCACTGATCCTTCCTATGTACACTGGCTAAAAAATTTAAAACCGAAAACAATGAAGAAGCATATGAAAAGAGCAATAGTCATGCATAGTCAGCCTGAACTCCTACTACCATCAGCCTCACTAGAACTCTCTGTCAAGCAGGTCACTCAGAGACCGCTTCAATCAAAAAGGCTCTGACTAATGGAACTGAACTTGACGGCTTCAATTTCAACAGCCCTTCTACCTGTCTCATCTGACCGAGTTATCTTGCTGCTCTTCGGGACATGCAGTCCCCTAAGCATACTGCGCAGTCCTCCTACCACCTCTCCTTCTGGATGGTGTGCTGACGGGTTGAGGCGACCCGCTGCTCGCTGGGGAGCTCATGGATGCAGGAGGCAGGCGCTCAGCAGAGGTGTATGGTTGGCTTGCGACATGGTTCAGGCCTATCACAACATCAGAGATGATTGGGCGGACATGGGGCTGGTCTTGGAGGCACATGATGCTGATCACGACTAACTGGTTCAGTGCTGATGATGGGTAGCAGCCCAGCAGAGACGGATCAGCGAGCCGGTAGAACTTCCTCTTATCATGCAGGTATGGCCTCGACTGCAACATCCAGAGCAAACAATAAGGCAATGTATGAATGGAATACCTTAGATCTTTTATACTAGGTAACAAGGCAAAGCTGCTTACCCATGTTAACAGGCTCTGCTCTGGTTTAGGCCTTGAGGCATCATAAATCCTCCTTCCTGTGATCAGTTCTAACAGAAGAACACCGAAACTGTATATGTCGGATTTCATGGTAAGCTTACCACTCACGACATAGTCAGGAGCACAGTAGCCATAGGTACCCATAACTCTTGTGGACACATGAGTTCTGTCTCCGACAGGTCCAACTTTTGCAAGCCCAAAGTCAGAGAGCTTCGGGCTGAAGTCCTCACCCAGCAGAATATTAGCAGCTTTCATATCACGGTAAATCACAGGTGGATCAGCTACATTGTGCAAGTAAGAAAGCCCTTCTGCGACTCCAACTGCTATCCTCACACGTGTGTTCCAGTCAAGCGGTTTCTTGCCAAGGGGCACATCTATTCAGAGGTGAAAAGAAACCTCTATGAATCGAATGATagataaataaacaaaagaaaaatatagatgtAAGTGTGCAAAGCCACaagtggaaatatttcaaaagaATAATTTGAGTGGCTTATGCTTATCTGCAGCTTCAGATTTTTATAGTAAACAACAGCTCCCAGAATCCATGCATAACAACACATGCCGTGGGCTACACCGTGATGCAAAGCTCCAAAATACTCAAGCAAAGAAAAAAACAAGAAGACTTGAGGGTTCACATGATGCCCATACCTAGCTCTGCTATCATCAGGAAGAACATGTCATGTTCAGACATGAGACAAGCCATGAGAACCTCAGGACTTCAATAATTCTCTGTGGGGACAATTTGTCTAGCCCTTAGGTATTATGTGGCTGAACAATTTTGGCATAGTCTGTTAGAATAAGGAGGTTTTTCAGGTTTGTCTATAAAACGAACAATTATTATAAATATTTTGTGTTGGTTGCATGATGGTTTGACTACTGTGTTAACATTTCACAGAGTGGTTTACAGTTTTGACTAcacaattatcaaataaaattgCTGAGATTAAAAAGTTTGTCTAGTTCTTCAAGTAGTTAAATGAAGCACAATTAATGGACCTCTTAAAAGTATAGACAAACAACAGTAATTTTCAACTCACTTCAATTGAAATTGGCCACAGTTTCGACAGTTTGCAACGCAGACAAACAACAACAAGAAGCAACATCCATAGTTTTGACAGCAAGCAGAACATTGCTTCTAGGAAAGATGAGATGCAAACCAACAGCACAGACATGGTGAAGGAGGCATGCATTTATATGGTTGAAGGATATACCAAAATAACAGTTGCAGCTCAAACAATAAAATACATGAACGTGAAGAGAAATTGCAgcctttccaaaaaaaaaggaagataAGGGGGTACAGCAGTGCCTAACAGATTAAGTATTAGCTTTTAAATGATTCTGGTACAAACGAAAATCTTAGCTTTTAAATGACTTGAAAAGACGTCCTGCATTCAAATAAACAAGGCAACAGAAAGAAAAGAGCAGATGGTGAAACTTCATTACTCTTTTGTTTTTTGCTGGCAGGGCTAGAGCATTACTAGCAATAAATTGCTGGTGCGTTATTTTGCGCTCACTGGCACAATCTGTGCGTAGCTTAAATTAGCAAATAGTAATTTAAAAGATCATACTTCATTGTCAGAAGATTCTTGCcagtaaaaacaaaaatatacatGTAATAACAGGGTTAATTGGATTAGCTAGTATTGCCCGAGCTTAGGTGTGACCACATATATAGTTCCACATAGGAACTGACATCTGCACTCATTGCGCATGGTGAGGGCAAAAGTGTTTTGGGGCTGCTATGCATAGGTAGACCTGTCGTGCAAGTTGGCCAGGCTTCGAGTGATTTAGGACTAATGTGTTTCAATATTACATTATGAaacagtagcatttttattaGAATTCCTaagtttaaaaaataaaaaatatccgTTGAGCCTTGAGAGTGAACCCAAAACTGAACAACCAAAGCACATATACAGGCACAGACTCACAGTATTCATAGCAGCAGAGAAGTTAAATCATCATCTACCAGGAAGTTTTTAAAGAACAAAGAAAAAAGATCATCCATTTGAACCAAAAAAGGAAAAGCATATAATGGTACTGATTTCTACCTTTCATTTTATCCAATGTACATTAAGTTATGCAATCTCCAAGAGTTATGACATATCCAACTAGTTGCCCCCAAATCTTTTCCCCTTAAACACTACAGCAACTTGCTATCACAAATCAAAAGGGAAAAGGCAGAGAACTGTCATAAATCAAAGGCGAAAAGGTAGGCGAGCATTTCAATTGATGTGTGCAATCGGCGAAAAAAATGGACAGACCCCTGAGATACCAACTCCAGAAGTACACTGCACTGCACACATTAGCAGCTACCCCAACCAAGAACCACAGAGAGCTGAAGAATAAAAGAGTTTACCAAACAGATGGCTCTCC contains:
- the LOC8061432 gene encoding probable serine/threonine-protein kinase PBL21, giving the protein MGLGCFGCFTPEVDEDLKPSKHDDSSGTDARRKVAPDVANGYAHSFTFKDLLVATGYFNEANFIGEGGFGKVYKGKINGQMVAVKQLARDGVQGRNEFLVEVLMLTVLNHRNLVSLVGFCAQGDERLLVYEYMPFGSLESHLFDVPLGKKPLDWNTRVRIAVGVAEGLSYLHNVADPPVIYRDMKAANILLGEDFSPKLSDFGLAKVGPVGDRTHVSTRVMGTYGYCAPDYVVSGKLTMKSDIYSFGVLLLELITGRRIYDASRPKPEQSLLTWSRPYLHDKRKFYRLADPSLLGCYPSSALNQLVVISIMCLQDQPHVRPIISDVVIGLNHVASQPYTSAERLPPASMSSPASSGSPQPVSTPSRRRGGRRTAQYA